One Chlamydia sp. DNA window includes the following coding sequences:
- the rnhC gene encoding ribonuclease HIII — protein MPAPFVSQLSPSLFSTLREQLEQKGFTISTPPHTVFQGKSPTVSCTVYQSGKIVVQGKGTQEFVEFFLEPEILQTFSAHNTQQDLRLRIGVDESGKGDFFGPLCTAGVYASSVKALEALYTITICDSKLIPDTQIPSLARRIRSLCICKIITLFPEKYNSLYANFQNLNSLLAWTHATIIDNLAPTPAGEIFAISDQFASSKQVLLHAVRNKRSDITLIQRHRAEQDVVVAAASILARDAFLSSMKTLESQYQVQLLKGASGKVKQQARDILCNKGRHVLEKVCKTHFKTFHEVLASAS, from the coding sequence ATGCCCGCTCCCTTTGTCTCTCAACTTTCTCCTTCTTTATTCTCTACACTCCGAGAACAGTTGGAACAAAAAGGGTTCACTATTTCTACTCCTCCGCATACCGTTTTTCAAGGTAAATCCCCAACCGTAAGTTGTACGGTATATCAATCTGGTAAAATTGTAGTACAGGGGAAAGGAACTCAAGAATTCGTAGAATTTTTCCTTGAACCAGAAATTCTGCAAACCTTTTCTGCCCACAATACACAACAAGATTTGCGCCTTCGCATCGGTGTAGATGAATCTGGTAAAGGAGATTTTTTCGGACCTCTCTGCACTGCGGGCGTTTATGCTTCTTCTGTTAAGGCGCTAGAAGCTCTTTACACTATCACTATTTGTGATTCTAAGTTGATCCCAGATACTCAGATTCCCTCTTTAGCTCGTCGTATTCGTTCTCTTTGTATCTGTAAGATCATTACTCTATTTCCAGAAAAATATAACTCTTTATATGCCAATTTTCAGAACCTAAACTCTCTTCTAGCTTGGACACATGCGACTATTATTGATAACTTAGCTCCCACACCCGCAGGAGAAATTTTTGCGATCTCTGACCAGTTTGCTTCTTCTAAACAAGTCCTTCTGCATGCTGTTCGAAACAAACGCTCGGACATTACATTAATCCAACGCCACCGTGCAGAACAAGATGTTGTAGTCGCCGCAGCTTCTATTCTAGCACGAGATGCTTTTCTGTCTTCTATGAAGACATTAGAATCCCAGTATCAAGTCCAACTTCTTAAAGGAGCTTCAGGGAAAGTCAAACAACAAGCTCGCGATATTCTTTGCAACAAGGGTCGCCATGTTTTAGAAAAGGTTTGTAAGACACATTTCAAGACATTTCATGAAGTACTAGCCTCCGCTTCCTAA
- a CDS encoding DUF5422 family protein, giving the protein MPPTTTPIKGSDRFLNFVFPERMVAAYMSPLAQKHPKAALSIASLAGFTLGLLKLVTFPVLCTVGLFVFPIKGLISCLLHKTIDACSGYILATFLSLLSLALIVVGIVSCVTWAPGFIFPMISISMALATTETCFQIYSHLFPALEHRTSPSLKIEVAAAKLSRSLSAPDLNTSPLSTPSVTPKQTSVLRF; this is encoded by the coding sequence ATGCCCCCCACCACTACACCTATAAAAGGATCAGACCGTTTTTTAAATTTTGTCTTCCCAGAAAGGATGGTTGCTGCCTACATGAGCCCTCTCGCTCAAAAACATCCTAAGGCAGCTTTGTCTATAGCTTCTCTAGCTGGCTTTACCCTTGGCTTACTGAAGCTCGTTACCTTCCCTGTACTTTGTACAGTAGGCTTGTTTGTTTTCCCTATCAAAGGCCTTATCTCTTGTTTACTCCATAAAACTATTGACGCCTGTTCCGGGTATATTTTGGCTACATTTCTTTCTCTCCTATCCCTAGCTCTCATAGTTGTAGGAATTGTCAGCTGCGTCACTTGGGCTCCCGGGTTCATTTTCCCCATGATCTCTATCAGTATGGCTCTTGCAACGACGGAGACGTGCTTCCAGATTTATTCGCATCTCTTCCCGGCTTTAGAACACAGAACTTCTCCTTCTCTAAAAATCGAAGTCGCAGCCGCCAAGCTTTCTCGTTCTTTATCTGCTCCCGATCTTAATACCTCACCACTATCTACTCCATCCGTGACACCTAAACAGACTTCAGTCCTCCGATTCTGA
- a CDS encoding IncV family inclusion membrane protein, translating to MTQATPPSIPPFRGGGLLSRFLTAPDRYPKLRYVYDIALIAISIICIISIILWTQGSGLTLFAIAPALAIGALGITLLISDLTESQKSKEAADAIAAVSLPFILTGTAAGLMFSAIAVGGGALILANPLFLMGSMTLGFALISLHKVTYQYLSNLKQVQQQNKLKQIELAAREHLGPEEISRRGSLTDSFHVSSSEKKATHHRHRTVARKETKASQEELFEDLKKARNIEEGEFFQEEYIDLPRNKQTSKSSDSQVASTLFSQTSTALESSDDLNLSYYTALSDSTSSSQNLAVGDVSGMHPSPIRDPYPKTERRVVRLSRGERNARHQRNKDQEQKERDSSSDDEDAPFSPPQRPRKRKVRRVK from the coding sequence ATGACTCAAGCGACACCACCGTCAATCCCCCCTTTCCGGGGAGGAGGACTCTTATCAAGATTTCTCACAGCTCCTGATCGCTACCCCAAACTACGCTATGTCTACGATATTGCTCTCATTGCGATCAGTATTATCTGTATTATCAGCATCATCCTTTGGACGCAGGGCTCTGGACTAACCTTATTTGCTATAGCTCCGGCTTTAGCTATTGGAGCTTTAGGAATCACACTTCTAATTTCTGATCTCACGGAATCTCAAAAAAGCAAAGAAGCGGCAGATGCTATAGCTGCGGTCTCTCTCCCATTCATCCTAACAGGTACGGCTGCTGGGCTCATGTTCTCTGCTATTGCTGTTGGTGGAGGAGCTTTGATTTTAGCTAATCCTTTATTCTTAATGGGATCTATGACCTTAGGCTTTGCTCTGATATCCCTACACAAGGTTACGTACCAATACTTAAGCAACCTTAAACAGGTACAGCAACAGAATAAACTAAAACAAATTGAGCTAGCAGCTCGGGAGCATCTCGGTCCTGAGGAGATCAGCAGAAGAGGTTCTTTGACAGATTCTTTCCATGTCTCTAGCTCAGAGAAAAAAGCTACTCATCATCGACATAGAACGGTCGCAAGAAAAGAGACGAAAGCATCTCAAGAAGAATTATTTGAGGACTTGAAAAAAGCTCGTAATATCGAAGAAGGAGAATTCTTCCAAGAAGAATATATCGATCTCCCACGCAATAAGCAGACTTCTAAGTCCTCTGACTCTCAAGTAGCATCCACACTTTTTTCTCAAACCTCAACCGCTCTAGAATCATCGGACGATTTAAATCTCAGCTACTATACAGCACTATCAGATAGCACCTCCTCTTCTCAAAACTTAGCTGTGGGAGATGTTTCTGGAATGCATCCATCTCCAATTAGAGATCCTTATCCTAAAACAGAACGACGTGTTGTCAGACTGTCTCGTGGAGAAAGAAACGCTCGCCATCAGCGCAATAAAGACCAAGAGCAAAAAGAACGCGACTCATCCTCTGATGATGAAGATGCTCCATTCTCTCCTCCACAACGTCCCCGAAAAAGAAAAGTCCGTCGAGTGAAATAG
- the gatB gene encoding Asp-tRNA(Asn)/Glu-tRNA(Gln) amidotransferase subunit GatB, giving the protein MSTAYTDWESVIGLEVHVELNTASKLFSPARNHFGDEPNTNISPVCTGMPGALPVLNKDAVRKAVLFGCAVEGDVALFSRFDRKSYFYPDSPRNFQITQYEHPIVRGGCVRAVVEGEEKTFELAQTHLEDDAGMLKHFGEFAGVDYNRAGVPLIEIVSKPCMFSAEDAVAYANALVSILSYIGISDCNMEEGSVRFDVNISVRPRGSKELRNKVEIKNMNSFTFMAQALEAEKRRQIEEYLNHPGEDPKKVVPAATYRWDPEKKKTVLMRLKERAEDYMYFIEPDLPVLQITESYIQEVRQTLPELPHSKYMRYITDFDIAEDLAMILVSDRHTAHFFETATMFCKNYRALSNWITVEFAGRCKAIGKTLPFTGILPEWVAQLVNLIDRDVITGKIAKEIADKMVSSFGESPEDILRRHPSLLPMTDDHALRAIVKKVVEQNPASVEDYRNGKAKALGFLVGQIMKRTEGKAPPKRVNELLLAVINDA; this is encoded by the coding sequence ATGAGTACAGCATATACTGACTGGGAATCTGTGATTGGTCTGGAAGTTCACGTTGAGTTAAATACAGCATCGAAATTATTTAGCCCTGCACGAAACCATTTCGGAGACGAGCCTAACACGAATATTTCTCCTGTATGTACTGGAATGCCAGGAGCTTTGCCCGTCCTAAATAAAGATGCTGTGCGTAAGGCTGTTTTGTTTGGATGTGCAGTAGAAGGGGACGTGGCTTTGTTCAGCCGATTTGATAGAAAATCGTATTTCTATCCTGATAGCCCTAGAAACTTTCAAATTACACAGTACGAACATCCTATTGTAAGGGGCGGATGTGTTCGTGCTGTAGTAGAAGGGGAAGAGAAAACATTTGAGCTTGCACAAACACACTTGGAAGATGACGCAGGGATGCTGAAACATTTCGGAGAGTTTGCTGGTGTGGATTACAACCGAGCAGGCGTTCCTTTAATTGAAATTGTTTCTAAACCTTGTATGTTTAGTGCGGAAGATGCTGTAGCCTATGCCAATGCTCTAGTATCTATCCTGAGCTATATAGGGATTTCTGACTGTAATATGGAAGAAGGATCTGTTCGTTTTGATGTGAACATTTCTGTGCGTCCTCGAGGAAGCAAGGAGCTTAGAAATAAGGTGGAGATCAAAAATATGAACTCCTTTACCTTTATGGCACAGGCTTTAGAGGCTGAAAAGCGACGTCAAATTGAAGAATATCTCAATCACCCAGGGGAGGATCCTAAGAAAGTCGTTCCTGCAGCGACTTATCGTTGGGACCCTGAAAAGAAAAAAACTGTACTCATGCGTCTCAAAGAACGTGCAGAGGACTACATGTATTTCATCGAGCCTGATCTGCCTGTTCTACAAATTACGGAATCTTATATTCAGGAAGTTCGTCAAACACTCCCAGAGCTTCCTCATAGTAAGTATATGCGATACATCACAGATTTTGATATTGCTGAAGACTTAGCTATGATTCTTGTCAGTGATCGGCATACCGCACATTTCTTTGAGACAGCGACGATGTTTTGTAAGAATTATCGAGCTCTTTCTAATTGGATCACAGTTGAATTTGCTGGGCGTTGTAAGGCTATAGGCAAGACATTGCCATTCACAGGAATCCTTCCTGAGTGGGTTGCACAATTAGTTAACCTTATAGACCGAGATGTGATAACAGGGAAAATTGCTAAAGAGATAGCGGATAAGATGGTTTCTTCTTTTGGAGAGAGTCCAGAAGACATTTTACGGAGACATCCTTCGTTATTGCCTATGACAGATGATCATGCTTTACGTGCTATTGTAAAAAAGGTTGTGGAACAGAATCCAGCGTCCGTAGAAGATTACAGGAATGGTAAAGCAAAGGCTTTGGGTTTTTTAGTCGGACAGATTATGAAACGGACAGAAGGAAAAGCTCCTCCTAAAAGAGTGAACGAATTGTTATTGGCTGTTATAAACGATGCATAA